The window CTAAAAGTGCCCATGTTTTCATATCAAAACTAGTTTTCACGTTCGAATATTAATTGTCTgaaaataaaaatagttttacaacccaatcgaaattgtctctaataaaataattttacaaccaaatcgaaattgtcttgaatgaacataaaatgaatcaatacatctattggttgccaatatgATCctacacgtgctcaaccaagtcattttaaagatccaaatgagtgtgccaatcacgcagctCACAATGGAATTGAACAAATTGTTCAAATGTGGCCGGTTCTTGATGCAGGAGCTCAACATTTTCAcattgataatcaaatccttggtcgaagatactcttatcacgctcgtcctcgacgatcatgttgtgcatgatcacacaagcacttATCACCTTCCAAAGCTTcgtttcatcccatgacagtgcagggttccgaacgataccccaccgagattgaagcacaccaaaagcacgttccacatcctttctagcactctcttgcatttgggcaaatctctttcccttctcaccttggggtttcgagattgtcttcacaaaagttgaccactgaggatatataccatcagctagatagtatcccttgttgtaccggtggccgttgatctcaaagttgacaagtggggagtggccttctgcaagccttgcgaagactggagaacgctgcagcatgttgatatcattgtgagaacctgccatgccgaagaaagaatgccatatccaaagatcctgcgaagccaccgcttctaatatgatagTGCACGCtttgacatgccccttgtactggccctgccaagcaaatggacagttctttcaCTCctggtgcatacaatctatgctgccaagcatgcctgtaaagcctctagctgcgttggtcgccaacaatctctctgtatcagcggcagttggctgcctcaagtactccgggccaaacacctcgatcacagcctagcagaacttgtacattgacatcagacatgttgtctcactcatacacACATAttcatccaccagatcgcctggaattccatatgtaagcatgcggatggccgcggtgcatttctagtaagaggagaatccaagcttgccaagggcatccgtcttgcactcgaagtatggggcatgagcaaccactccctctcggatacgattgaacacatgccttgccattcgaaaacggcgacggaatttatccggcttgaagagcggggtgttcgcaaagtaatcggcatagagcgGGGTGTGGCCTCTCttcctgttgcggttcaggttgggagcatggccagggagtgaccccctgtaccgaAAAAGCTGTcgttgaatgtggtcgtgaacgaccagtgcaaccaccacaagatcttcataatccgacgacgaatcgtccgatgaacaaataaagtggtggaagaaaaactcatcttcactgtccatacctttgtgggcaaagTATCGAAtaccttgcggtcgtggtggcaacgaggccgcgatgatcaccttgATGCAGCAGGGGTGGTTGGCGGCCGGGTACTAGCCGCTCTGGAGCACTCGTCGGAAGCTACCGCGGCCGCCGTGGTACGTCGCCAACGGTCGTATCCCCTCTGCCGTCGGCTGCCACGGCGACGGCCAAACCTCATCCGATCGACGTCCAAAACTACGATgaaagcgcgggcgtggtggcggtCATGTCGAGACGTCGTTTGGTATGGACGGTCGGGGGCTACGCGGTGAGGAGGCGACCGGAGAATAGCGGCGGGTCGGGGCGGGGAGAGGGGTGAAAGGGTTGGAAGCGAAGGGACTactagtgtccccgacaggcgggccatggggggggggacaagggcgtgcgGCGAGCCCGTCCGCGCGATGTCTGCTTTATCCCAAATTCGATGCAAGTTTGGGCTGAGATGAGTCGAAAACGAACGGAATCCGAacatttgtccgtttgaggccACGTGTTGGGCCGCGCTATTCGTCCGTTCTACCCCAAACGGACGCATCCGGATAAGATGGGGTCGCGCAATGGAGTTGGCCTTATTCCTGAGATTGAATGATCAGCTCGTGGAAGACTTGCATGGGCGTGTTCACTCTACAAAATTTTGCAATTTAGAATTTATGCTACCTCTTGTTGACGCACAAAATCTAttcttaataataataataataataataataataaagcacggattgacttcgtgggttcaccgtcacaatacgctttctttttgtgaatttacgctttcagtttttttcatctatattattttctacatccgaggtggtactattcaTATATTCATGTGATCATATGACCCGCCACGCACGACTGTTCCATTGTTCCATTATTCCACGCACGACTTTTCCGTTGTTCCTGTTATTAATCAGGAAGAAGCATTTTGGTACGTAAAAAAAATTTCCACGAACAGGAAAAAGGCGTTGATCAAGGACACGAGACGGAACCGAGTCGACGTCCATCGAGATCAATCTACCACGCCTACATATAAAAAcaggaggggaggcggcggccagAGGTAAGGGACGAGGAAGTgcccagggcggcggcggcggctggagcttGGAGGGGCCGGATCCGTGCGCGTCAGGGGCTGGGGAGGCGGATTCGAAGGTGGGCGGCGCGGCGGTGTCGCCGGTGACGGCGAGGAAGGCCGGAGCGCGGCTTCTCGGGCAGAAACGAGACAAGGAGGTGAGGAGAGAAGAAGCGACAAGCGACAAAGGAAGGAAGGTGCGACGACCTAggcaggagctcgccggagcagggcgACGACCGACGGGCGCGGCTGACGAAGGGATACGACACGGCGTTGCGAAATCCTTTGCAGGTGCGAGCGGACGACAGCGCCATGAACGGCTGGGTGCGCGACGACGCGGAGCCCTCCTGTCGCTATGGCGCCCCAGTGGAGTGCCCTGAGGCCGCGGATGCTGCTCCTACACAAGGTCAGTCTCCTCTACGTGGTTCTATAGCGCAGCTCCTGTCTCGCACCATGCTGCTGAACTTCTGCCCCTCAACCCCACTGCTCCTCCTAAATTAGCTCAATGGCGTTGACTCTTCGATAGAGGATGGTGTGGTGTCAGGCCAGGCAACATAACACTCTACGAGTACACGTTCTGCAGGTGGATTCGTACTCTTCCACTCTAATTTCTTGGTTAGAGTCAATGCCCTCATGGTGTTTGACAAATTGCTATTTCTCCACCGCCCCTGCATCAAGCTGGACACCAGGAAGATGGTTGATATTGGGTACAACATATCGCCAAAGTATATGGTTCTCTTTCTCGTTCCTTATTTCTTGTACAAGTTCATTACTTATTTGTTTACTAATTTTATGTTTCACGATAGACTGATTGTGTTTTGGAATTTCACAATCCCTTCTATCTCTCTGTTATGATTTTGGTTTCTTGCCCTATTGTGCTGATATAGCGAGCTGACCTTAGGTAGTAAAATAAATCATGTCCCTTCCACAAAATAAGAATTTTTTACTGTTACATACTCATCAATGTTACATGATGTGCAGTTTAGAAATTTGATTTCTAGGGGACTTTTACTACATGTCCAGGGGTTTCATGATAAAAGGAGGGCACACAAAACATTTGTTGAATCAATACTTGAACAAAATGTATGGAGTTCTTGTTGCGTGCTCCAAGTCATCAACCATGCAAAATAAATCCTATAAGCTGTTCTCACCATACAATCTTTTGAACCAATTTTGTGAAGTTAGTACGATATGATTATTGTTTTTGTAAGCTTCCCTATAGATATATTGGAGCTATGAACTCTGCAAAAGCCACTAAAATATATATGTAGACTTGCATAGAAATAATTAATTTTTAATTGTTATTTGGTGATTATGACTCGCAGCCCTTGAGGCTGAGCAGCCGCCATTGGCTCATGGGTATGGAAGCAGAGTCCGGGATGGCGATGGTGTCAAGGAGGACTCTTGGACGTCTACCGATTG is drawn from Triticum dicoccoides isolate Atlit2015 ecotype Zavitan chromosome 4A, WEW_v2.0, whole genome shotgun sequence and contains these coding sequences:
- the LOC119286488 gene encoding uncharacterized protein LOC119286488 isoform X4; the protein is MNGWVRDDAEPSCRYGAPVECPEAADAAPTQGGFVLFHSNFLVRVNALMVFDKLLFLHRPCIKLDTRKMVDIGYNISPKYMPLRLSSRHWLMGMEAESGMAMVSRRTLGRLPIASLLPYPWSGAALTTLRWEIKHVNCVVEMRLLVQRNQYYNRT